In the Theobroma cacao cultivar B97-61/B2 chromosome 1, Criollo_cocoa_genome_V2, whole genome shotgun sequence genome, one interval contains:
- the LOC18610713 gene encoding uncharacterized protein LOC18610713 has product MQHLPVKSNLLHSGSETTNIVFRGDEQPLCPKPRRLGPPIPEFLKPLRCSKHSQPNTDGRSGVLNMIAEKTGDGRESVACTGCSPSCYSGSPPGRTGNPLVHDVHFIHQMELLSPFTRTKLSDKFGITSASPV; this is encoded by the exons ATGCAGCATTTACCGGTTAAAAGCAACCTTCTTCATTCAGGTTCAGAGACGACCAACATTGTCTTTCGAGGTGATGAGCAGCCCCTTTGCCCGAAACCTCGCCGCCTTGGACCTCCCATTCCTGAGTTTCTCAAGCCCCTCAGATGCAGCAAGCACAG CCAACCCAATACTGATGGGAGAAGTGGAGTTCTGAACATGATCGCTGAGAAG ACAGGTGATGGAAGAGAATCAGTAGCATGCACCGGCTGCTCTCCATCCTGTTATTCAGGTTCACCTCCGGGGAGAACAGGTAATCCCTTGGTTCACGACGTGCACTTCATTCATCAAATGGAGCTTCTTTCGCCCTTCACTCGAACTAAGCTTTCAGATAAATTTGGCATCACCTCTGCCTCTCCCGTTTGA